AGCGCGCTGAGATCGATCATCAGGCCGCCCTCGCACACCGAAGCCCCACGATACGAATGCCCACCACCGCGAACAGACACCTCCAGATCGTGTTCTCGCGCATACCCCAGCGCCGCAGCCACGTCCGCCGGCGAAAGACATCGGGCGATCCCAGCCGGCCGGTGATCGATCGAGCCGTTCCAGATGGCCCGAGCGTCGTCGTAGCCCGAATCTTCCGGGCCGAAAACCGGGCCGGTGACAGACGATCTCAACGGCTCGATATCAATGATTGTCATGACGTACTCCTGACACCTGTGACGAGTAGGTACTCCCAGCCCATGCCCGGGGAATCCCCTCCTGCCATGTACCTTCGAGCCAAGTCGACAAGATCCCGGTCGAGGGCCTCCGCCTTGGCGACGTCGTCGGCAATGTTGCGGTAGACGGCGATCGTCGGCCCGTAATTCTCCTTGAAAAAGTCGCGAAACTCTTCCGGATCACGGAACCTGCTCACCTGCAGCACTTCTCGGCGCATCGTCAGGTCGCGAACCCGATCACCGAACAACTCTCGAACATGACCCTCCTCACCCCACAACGGTGGCGGCTGCGAACCAGGAGGCGGGGCAGGTGCATACGGTTTCATGACTTTGAACATCTCTCCGATGAAACCTGTTGGCGTCCAACTCAGTACAGCAATTCTCCCGCCTTCCTTGCATACTCGAACAAGCTCATCTGCTGCTCGCTGGTGATGCGGCGCGAACATGACCCCGACGCACGAGAGCACCACGTCGAACTCACCGTCTGCATAAGGCAGATCCTCGGCATCAGCCTCCCGCCACTCGAGTTCGACACCCGCCTCGGACGCCATCTTCCTTCCCACATCGAACAATTCGGGAGTCAAGTCGGTTGCCACCACCTGCGCTCCGAGCGCCGCCGCGGGAATAGCCACATTGCCGGAACCCGCCGCGATGTCGAGAACCTGATCACCGGCGCGCACGCCACCGGCCGCCGCCACAACAGGGCCGAGTTCCGAGATGACCTCTATTGCCACCGCCGGATAATTGCCCAACCCCCACATCACTCTGTGCTTGGACTTGAGGGCCCGATCCGCCTCCACTGATTCAGATTGCGCTGCCTCAGTCATTATCGTTCTCCTCCATCAATTTTCGAAGTACCGATTTTCGCTCTGACCTCGACGTTACGACCATCGAGCGTCACTGATCCAGTACTGGATCTGTACCAGCCCCACCCATCGGCCTACGATTGACAAGTGGGGTCGTCGTACCGCCAGTTCTGCCCCGTCGCCAAGGCGATGGAGCTACTCGACGAGCGCTGGACGCTCCTGGTCCTGCGTGAACTCATCATGGGAAGTACCCATTTCAACGACCTTCGACGCGGCCTCCCCCGCATGTCGCCGACATTGCTGTCCAAACGTCTGCACCAACTCACTGCTGCCGGAATCACTTACCGAGACAACACCGACGGAGCCGTCACGTACCGCCTCACCGACGCCGGGCACGAGCTCCGCCCCGTCGTCGAGGCATTGGGAATCTGGGGCACCCGCTGGATCGGCGAACTCGGCGATCAGGATCTCGATCCCAAACTCCTTCTGTGGGACATGCATCGACGGGTGGATCACTCCGCTGTACCCGACGGAAAAACAGTGGTGCACTTCATCTTTTCCGAAATCGATCGACATTCACGAAACTGGTGGCTGGTCATCAACTCCGACGACGTCGAGGTCTGCGACCTCGACCCGGGATTCGACGTCACTGTGTCCATATCTGCCGGGCTCAGGCCGCTGACCGAGATCTGGCGCGGCGACCTGACGTGGTCCGACGCCATCCGATCCGGTGAGGTCACCATCTCCGGGCCGGAACCCCTGCGCCGTAGCCTGCCGTCGTGGTTCGAACTCTCCACCTTTGCCGCAACTCCCCGGCCTGTATAGCGCACACCCCACCAGCCCCGTTCCATCCCGTTACAGAGTTGTTGCACACCGTGACACAGTCGACGAACAGTGACCACCTGACGGTGACACTGACCGAGCAGCCTCGTCTGTATGCCCAGCCACCGTGGAATCATCCGCATCCTCGCACTCGGTGCAGTCGCATTCGGAGCACTCACGCTCAGCGCGTGCTCGTACACCGAAGCGGCTGAACCCAAGCGCGGTAACTACCTTGCCACTCAGCCTGATTCAGGACCCTCAGGTGGTGAGATCGAGGACAGTCTCAGCGTGGAGGACACTCATGTGCCCGCACTGGCCCGTCTCGATTCCGCACTTCTCACAGCGCTACAGTCGGCGGCAGCCGATGCCCGGGCGTCAGGGGTGGACATGCACGTCACCTCCGGATGGCGGTCCGCCGCCTACCAACAGAGACTGTTCGACGAAGCCGTTGTCAAGTACGGAAGCGTGAATGAAGCGTCCAAGTGGGTGCACACCCCGAGCCTGTCCAAACACGTCAGCGGACAGGCCGTCGACATCGGTCCGACAGACGCTAACGACTGGCTCGTCAGGCACGGCAGCGACTACGGCCTCTGTCAGACCTATTCCAACGAGATGTGGCATTTCGAATTGGCCACCACCCCGGGTGGAGAATGCCCGCCCCAGCTGAGCAACCCTTCGGACGAGAGAGCGGAAGGCTGACAGTGACACGAGTCAAACCAACGAGACTGATTGCCGCACTGGCACTCTTGATCCTCGGAGTCATCGAGTTCGAAGTGGCGGTCAACACGACCGGAGGTCAGATCGTCGACCAACAACTCATGGTGGGCGCGGCCACGTCCGGAGGACTCAGGGCGTTCTCCACCGAGTTCATCGGCCTCGTCACCCCAATTCTGCTAGTGGGAGGAGTGCTCATGGTGCTCATGATCACGTTGCGCAACAACCCGATTGCGCTGGCACTGCGCGTCGCCGTCGTGACCCTCGGCCCCATCACCACGGCGTGGGTTCTCAAACAATCGCTGGATCGACCTAATCTGAATGGTCTGGTGATGCACAATTCTTTTCCCAGCGGGACGCTGACGGCTATCGCTGCACTCGTCTGCGCGATCGTGCTCGCCACACCCGCCAGATGGCGGGTACTCGTCGCCGTCAACGGCGCGCTCATCACCATCGGGACCGCGATCTCCGTAGTCGTGTTGCAATGGCACCGGCCGAGTGACGTTCTCGGTGCACTACTCCTCGTCGGTTGCTACACCCTCGCGGTGTCGGCATTTCCGTTGAACACCACCGCCGCACGGCACGCGGTACTGGCAAACTCCGGTAACGAACGACTCTCGAGTGTGTGACACCTGTACCGTGGGCTGACCGAGATTCCTCCGACCACGGAAGGCCTGAGATCATGGTGAGCATCCTGTTCATAGAAGACGATCCAGCGGTGGCCGAGGCAATCACGTTGGGGCTGAACCGACTCGGGCACAACGTCAGCCATCGCCCCGACGGTAACGGCGATTTCGACGACGCCCTGGGCGCCACAGATCTCGTCCTGCTCGACCTCGGGCTCCCAGGGGCTGACGGTTACGAGATCTGTCGACGAATCCGCACCCGCAGTTCGATCCCGATCATCATCCTGACCGCTCGATCCGACGACATCGACACCGTTGCCGGTCTCGAGGCCGGCGCCGACGACTACGTCGTCAAACCGGCCAGTCCGCGTGTCCTCGATGCTCGGATCAAAGCCGTCGTGCGGCGCTCGGCGCCCGCAACGACGCGTCCAGACGTGGCGCCGGGTGCAGAGACGTTCGGCGACCTGGAATTGGATCGGTCGTCATTGCAGGTCCGCAAGGCCGGGACGCTGTTGACGCTCACCCCCACCGAACTCCGACTGATACTGGCACTGACCGAGAATCCCGGACAGGTTCTCAGCCGTCGACAGTTGTTGTCCGCAGCCTGGGACCAGGAGTACCTGGGCGATTCCCGAATCGTCGACGCAGCGGTGCAGCGACTGCGTGGAAAGATCGAGGACGACCCAGCAGTACCGACAGTCATCGAAACCGTGCGCGGCTTCGGCTATCGCTTCAACACCGGCTCAGCTCGATGAGACCGACCTGGTTTCGGGTCGACGGCCTGCGGACCCGGCTCGTGCTCGTGTTCATCGCGATCGTCGTGATCATCGCCGGAGGAACAGCCGGCGTCGTCTCGCTCATGGCGCGGTCATGGATCTATTCCAATGCTCAGGACGTGGCAACGGCACAGTTTCGCGACGAACTACAGTCGCTGAACGGCATGCCGGTGGACGGATTGACACCCGCCAATCTCTCCCAGGTCTTCCCCTCCGACATGACACTGATCGCGGGCGGTGAGGTAATCCGCCAAGGATCCGTCGATCCCTCGACGATCCCACCGAGCTTCGACAGCGGTTTGGACAGTGCCAAACTCATTCGCTTCGAACGGCTCGACTCCCAGCGCATTCTGCTGGGAATGTCGGTCTACGTCACGGACACGACCTCGGCGGACGGTTACGACGACCAGACACTCGTGAAGGCCGTCACTGTCCGGCCACTGGTGGGCGTGCAAGACAAGTTCGACGACTTGCTTCGGGCTGTCGGCCTCACCCTCGCTGCGGGCGTATTGGTGAGTGGCCTGCTCGGACTCTGGATCGCGTCGACGCTGGTGCGTCCGCTGAAGCGTCTGGACGACGCTGCGGCCCGTGCCGCCGACGGCGACCTGAGCGTCCGGCTCCCCGAAGACGGAGTAGCCGAACTCGCTCAGGTGACAACAACATTCAACAACCTGGTGGCCCGCAACGAAGCGGTGATCACCGGGCTCGAAGAATCGGAAGAGCAGGCAAGACGGTTCGTCGCCGACGTCTCTCACGAGCTTCGGACGCCATTGGCCGCCCTGGTGCCGGTCAGCGAAATACTTCGCGAAGAGATCCCTAACCTTCCGCCGGACGCCGGCGCCGCCGCGCGCATCGTGAGCAGTGAAATCGGCAAACTCGCCCGACTGGTCGAAGACCTGATCGAAATGTCTCGCCACGACTCACAACAGGCAAAACTCGTCCTCGACGACGTCGACCTCGTCGAACTGGCCGAGCGCACACTCGCAAGCCGAGGCTGGACCGAAACCGTCGAACTGAACGCGCCCGAAAGCATCAGCGGCAGAGTGGATTCGCGTCGGATCGACGTAGTCGTCGCGAACCTCGTCGGCAATGCGCTGCGTCACGGTTCACCCCCGGTTCGCGTCGAGTTGAGCGGCGAATCAGGTTACGCCGTCATCGCCGTCGTCGACCACGGTCCCGGGATTTCGCCCCAGGACCGGCAGGCGGTATTTCGCCGGTTCTACAAGGTGGACACCGCGCGCGGACGGAGCGAGGGCAGCGGGTTGGGACTCTCGCTTGCTGTCGAGAACGTCCACTTGCACGGCGGCACCATCGGCGTCGACCAGGTGGATGGACACACAGTTTTCACAGTTCGCCTCCCCATTGACAACCAATACCCATGACCACATTTTGGGATTCAAGTTTCAGCATGTGAAATAGCCGGAGTACCGTCAGAGCCCTCAGCTAAGAAGAACGGGAGGCTCACCATGACGGAGGCGTCACGGCTGGAAAAATCGGTAGTCACACCGCGGGCGTGGGCGATGCTTGCCCTCGGTGTTGCCGCCCAAGCCGCCGGAACCGTCTTCGTCAGCACACCTGCCTTCCTGATCCCGCTCCTGCATTCCGAGCACGGACTCTCCCTCGCGCAGGCCGGAACACTCGCTGCAGCACCCACTTTCGGCATGGTTCTCACACTCGTCGCATGGGGCGCGCTGGCCGACAGATTCGGCGAGAAGTGGGTCATCTCGATCGGACTTGCCTTGCCGGCAGTTGCCGCTCTGGCGGCCACCACCACCGACAACTACGCGTTGCTCGGTATCGCATTCCTGTTCGGCGGTATGTCGGCCGCCGCCACCAACGCCGCCAGCGGGCGCGTGGTTGTCGGGTGGTTCCCCAAGGACCGCCGCGGATTGGCAATGGGCATCCGGCAGATGTCCCAACCATTGGGCGTCACCATCGCGTCGGTCACCGTCCCGACGCTGGCTGCTCACTCGGGAATAGCTTCGGCGGTTGCTCTGTCCGTGGTTCTGAACGGGGCACTTGCACTTGTCTGCGCACTTGCCCTGGTCAATCCCCCTCGGCCCGTCGCCACCGCGCACGCACCCACCGCGGCCGTCAACCCCTACCGGTCGAACTCGTTCTTGTGGCGCATCCACCTGGCGTCCGCTCTGCTGGTGTTTCCGCAGTTCACACTGTCGACCTTCGGACTGGTCTGGCTGATCAACGAGCAACAGTGGGAGGCCGCACCCGCCGGTCTGCTCATCGGTGCATCGCAGTTCGTCGGGGCACTGGGACGCATCGTCGTCGGAATGTGGAGTGACCGTGCCGGCAGTCGGGTCCGGCCGCTGCGCCTGGTGTCGATATCGGCTGCCGTAGTCATGCTGGCCATGGCCGCCGCCGACGCCGCCCCCTGGGGAATCCCGGCGCTGGTACTGCTGATCGCCACCACCGTCAGTGTCGCGGACAACGGCTTGGCATTCACGTCCGTCGCCGAAGCGTCCGGGTCGCAGTGGCAGGGAAAAGCGTTGGGCGCTCAGAACACCGGGCAATTCATTGCCGCGTCCGCTGTGGGGCCGGTAGTCGGCGCACTCATCGGCGTGGTCGGGTATCCCATCGCGTTTGCGATAGTCGCAGCCTTTCCCGCCGCGGCAATCCCGTTGATACCGACACACGATCGAGATATCAGCGTCTAGTTTCGTCTAGTTCTCGGCCGGATTCGGTTGTACCGCAGGCCCCGTCAGATCACAATGAGGTTTGCAGGCAACCGAATCCGTTTCGGGCATCGGCGGCGCCGCCGGAGTGCGGATCAGTACCGCCGCAATAGCCGCCCCGAGCAACAACAACCCCAC
The nucleotide sequence above comes from Rhodococcus sp. KBS0724. Encoded proteins:
- a CDS encoding class I SAM-dependent methyltransferase is translated as MTEAAQSESVEADRALKSKHRVMWGLGNYPAVAIEVISELGPVVAAAGGVRAGDQVLDIAAGSGNVAIPAAALGAQVVATDLTPELFDVGRKMASEAGVELEWREADAEDLPYADGEFDVVLSCVGVMFAPHHQRAADELVRVCKEGGRIAVLSWTPTGFIGEMFKVMKPYAPAPPPGSQPPPLWGEEGHVRELFGDRVRDLTMRREVLQVSRFRDPEEFRDFFKENYGPTIAVYRNIADDVAKAEALDRDLVDLARRYMAGGDSPGMGWEYLLVTGVRSTS
- a CDS encoding helix-turn-helix domain-containing protein; translation: MGSSYRQFCPVAKAMELLDERWTLLVLRELIMGSTHFNDLRRGLPRMSPTLLSKRLHQLTAAGITYRDNTDGAVTYRLTDAGHELRPVVEALGIWGTRWIGELGDQDLDPKLLLWDMHRRVDHSAVPDGKTVVHFIFSEIDRHSRNWWLVINSDDVEVCDLDPGFDVTVSISAGLRPLTEIWRGDLTWSDAIRSGEVTISGPEPLRRSLPSWFELSTFAATPRPV
- a CDS encoding M15 family metallopeptidase, whose amino-acid sequence is MPSHRGIIRILALGAVAFGALTLSACSYTEAAEPKRGNYLATQPDSGPSGGEIEDSLSVEDTHVPALARLDSALLTALQSAAADARASGVDMHVTSGWRSAAYQQRLFDEAVVKYGSVNEASKWVHTPSLSKHVSGQAVDIGPTDANDWLVRHGSDYGLCQTYSNEMWHFELATTPGGECPPQLSNPSDERAEG
- a CDS encoding phosphatase PAP2 family protein; its protein translation is MTRVKPTRLIAALALLILGVIEFEVAVNTTGGQIVDQQLMVGAATSGGLRAFSTEFIGLVTPILLVGGVLMVLMITLRNNPIALALRVAVVTLGPITTAWVLKQSLDRPNLNGLVMHNSFPSGTLTAIAALVCAIVLATPARWRVLVAVNGALITIGTAISVVVLQWHRPSDVLGALLLVGCYTLAVSAFPLNTTAARHAVLANSGNERLSSV
- a CDS encoding response regulator transcription factor, translated to MVSILFIEDDPAVAEAITLGLNRLGHNVSHRPDGNGDFDDALGATDLVLLDLGLPGADGYEICRRIRTRSSIPIIILTARSDDIDTVAGLEAGADDYVVKPASPRVLDARIKAVVRRSAPATTRPDVAPGAETFGDLELDRSSLQVRKAGTLLTLTPTELRLILALTENPGQVLSRRQLLSAAWDQEYLGDSRIVDAAVQRLRGKIEDDPAVPTVIETVRGFGYRFNTGSAR
- a CDS encoding cell wall metabolism sensor histidine kinase WalK; its protein translation is MRPTWFRVDGLRTRLVLVFIAIVVIIAGGTAGVVSLMARSWIYSNAQDVATAQFRDELQSLNGMPVDGLTPANLSQVFPSDMTLIAGGEVIRQGSVDPSTIPPSFDSGLDSAKLIRFERLDSQRILLGMSVYVTDTTSADGYDDQTLVKAVTVRPLVGVQDKFDDLLRAVGLTLAAGVLVSGLLGLWIASTLVRPLKRLDDAAARAADGDLSVRLPEDGVAELAQVTTTFNNLVARNEAVITGLEESEEQARRFVADVSHELRTPLAALVPVSEILREEIPNLPPDAGAAARIVSSEIGKLARLVEDLIEMSRHDSQQAKLVLDDVDLVELAERTLASRGWTETVELNAPESISGRVDSRRIDVVVANLVGNALRHGSPPVRVELSGESGYAVIAVVDHGPGISPQDRQAVFRRFYKVDTARGRSEGSGLGLSLAVENVHLHGGTIGVDQVDGHTVFTVRLPIDNQYP
- a CDS encoding MFS transporter, giving the protein MTEASRLEKSVVTPRAWAMLALGVAAQAAGTVFVSTPAFLIPLLHSEHGLSLAQAGTLAAAPTFGMVLTLVAWGALADRFGEKWVISIGLALPAVAALAATTTDNYALLGIAFLFGGMSAAATNAASGRVVVGWFPKDRRGLAMGIRQMSQPLGVTIASVTVPTLAAHSGIASAVALSVVLNGALALVCALALVNPPRPVATAHAPTAAVNPYRSNSFLWRIHLASALLVFPQFTLSTFGLVWLINEQQWEAAPAGLLIGASQFVGALGRIVVGMWSDRAGSRVRPLRLVSISAAVVMLAMAAADAAPWGIPALVLLIATTVSVADNGLAFTSVAEASGSQWQGKALGAQNTGQFIAASAVGPVVGALIGVVGYPIAFAIVAAFPAAAIPLIPTHDRDISV